In Deferrivibrio essentukiensis, a single window of DNA contains:
- a CDS encoding O-methyltransferase, with product MIRTERSIFSRAFSEKQRRELFDDNFLKIYHLSNCYNIPVLELDVALFLKSMVNSIKPKNILEIGCGAGASTYMLNYTNEVTIDAVDSNLIRINLAKENFAGFDNVTFHHDFAENFLQNTVKKYDFVFVDSVKKDYGKIWYYLKRVILNGATVVFDDFMLYGYLLQEDCEIPYKYMQGVRHLREFYNEIKSKCKNYTLLPIGNGVMVVNYEL from the coding sequence ATGATTAGGACTGAAAGATCAATTTTCTCAAGAGCTTTTTCCGAAAAGCAGAGAAGAGAGCTTTTTGACGACAATTTTCTTAAAATTTATCATTTATCTAATTGTTACAATATACCTGTGCTTGAGTTGGATGTGGCACTTTTTTTAAAAAGTATGGTAAATTCTATCAAACCAAAAAATATATTGGAAATTGGTTGCGGTGCTGGTGCTTCCACATATATGTTAAATTATACTAATGAGGTTACAATTGATGCTGTTGATTCAAATCTAATAAGAATAAATCTTGCAAAAGAAAATTTTGCCGGATTTGATAACGTGACATTTCATCACGATTTTGCGGAAAATTTTTTGCAGAATACTGTTAAGAAGTATGATTTTGTTTTTGTGGACTCTGTAAAAAAAGATTATGGCAAAATTTGGTATTACTTAAAAAGGGTAATTTTAAACGGGGCAACTGTAGTTTTTGATGACTTTATGTTGTATGGTTACTTGTTGCAGGAAGATTGCGAGATACCCTACAAATATATGCAAGGGGTAAGACACTTAAGAGAATTTTATAATGAGATTAAAAGTAAATGTAAAAATTATACATTGTTGCCAATAGGAAACGGAGTGATGGTGGTTAATTATGAGCTATGA
- the fliI gene encoding flagellar protein export ATPase FliI, protein MKNLRVLKKVNPKISPTLQGKVTKIVGLTIEADGPLLGIGTRCEVTNIAGSKVLAEIVGFKDDRIVLMPYGENEGIAPGSIVKNVSYGNVVKVSENLLGRVLDGLGNPIDGQGDIKDYELVPVYSEPPKPMEREIIKNAIPTGIKAIDSLITVGKGQRVGIFAGSGVGKSVLLGMIARNTLAEVNVIALIGERGREVREFIERDLGEEGLKRSVVVVATSDQSPLVRKLGAFVATAIAEFFRKQGKNVMFMMDSVTRFAMAQREIGLTVGEPPTSKGYTPSVFALLPKLLERAGTKKGEGTVTGLYTVLVEGDDMNDPIADSVRSIIDGHIVLDRRLAAKNHFPAIDVLSSASRLMKEIVDEDIFDMAGKIRDLIASYNEAEDLINIGAYVKGSNKRIDEAIAKIEKINDFLKQKVNEKWNFEDSIKKVKEIAMS, encoded by the coding sequence ATGAAGAATTTAAGAGTTCTTAAAAAAGTTAATCCCAAAATTTCTCCTACCCTTCAAGGTAAGGTCACGAAAATAGTCGGGCTTACAATTGAAGCTGACGGGCCCCTTCTTGGAATAGGCACAAGATGTGAAGTAACAAATATTGCAGGGTCAAAGGTTTTAGCTGAGATTGTAGGTTTTAAGGACGATAGAATTGTGCTTATGCCATATGGTGAGAATGAAGGGATTGCTCCGGGGAGTATAGTTAAAAATGTTTCCTACGGAAATGTTGTTAAAGTATCCGAAAATTTGCTGGGGAGAGTCCTTGATGGCCTTGGTAACCCTATTGATGGGCAAGGGGATATTAAAGATTATGAATTGGTACCTGTTTATTCGGAGCCGCCCAAACCTATGGAGAGAGAAATTATTAAAAATGCCATACCTACAGGGATTAAGGCAATAGATTCTTTGATTACAGTTGGCAAAGGACAAAGAGTAGGTATTTTTGCCGGTAGTGGCGTTGGTAAGAGTGTTTTGCTTGGGATGATTGCCAGAAATACACTTGCGGAAGTAAATGTAATTGCTCTTATTGGGGAAAGGGGGAGAGAAGTAAGAGAATTCATAGAGAGGGATTTAGGGGAAGAAGGGCTTAAAAGGAGTGTTGTCGTTGTAGCAACCAGCGATCAGTCTCCGTTAGTGAGAAAGTTAGGTGCATTTGTTGCTACAGCAATAGCTGAGTTTTTTAGAAAACAAGGTAAAAATGTGATGTTTATGATGGACTCGGTGACAAGGTTTGCAATGGCACAAAGAGAGATAGGACTTACCGTTGGAGAGCCTCCCACATCTAAAGGTTATACCCCATCAGTATTTGCACTATTGCCAAAGCTACTTGAGAGGGCAGGCACAAAAAAGGGTGAAGGGACAGTGACTGGGCTTTATACCGTTTTGGTTGAAGGGGATGATATGAATGACCCTATCGCGGATTCGGTGAGGTCTATTATTGATGGTCACATTGTGCTTGACAGAAGACTTGCCGCCAAAAATCATTTTCCAGCCATTGATGTACTTTCAAGTGCAAGCAGATTGATGAAAGAGATAGTTGATGAAGATATATTTGATATGGCAGGAAAAATAAGAGATTTAATAGCATCTTACAATGAAGCTGAGGATTTAATAAATATTGGTGCTTATGTTAAAGGTTCAAATAAAAGGATAGATGAGGCTATTGCTAAAATTGAAAAAATTAACGATTTCTTGAAGCAGAAAGTAAATGAAAAGTGGAACTTTGAAGATTCTATTAAAAAAGTTAAAGAAATTGCAATGAGTTAG
- a CDS encoding pyruvate, water dikinase regulatory protein: MNYEVISEGDLKASKKIYILSDGTGQSAINILRACLIQFDDPQARLSIYSKIDSEEKIINVINKISKDDSFVAFTMAKKGLRQLVHEVCHSRGIPHHDILGPPVEKLQNFLGKTPKENPNLLRKVDSKYFKRIEAVEFCISHDDGKTLKRIHEADIVLLGLSRTSKTPTSFFLGQQGFKVINIPIVPEVELPKEVFEVDQNKVVCLIMDPEVLQKVRMARLKHYKTSSRYTDLRKIFEEVEMVYDLVSRNRSWHVVDTTNKSVEETAREIIIKVYGRELEI, encoded by the coding sequence GTGAATTATGAAGTTATTAGTGAAGGTGATTTAAAAGCCTCGAAGAAGATATATATCCTCTCTGATGGGACAGGTCAGAGTGCAATAAATATTTTAAGAGCATGTCTTATACAGTTTGATGACCCTCAGGCCAGACTAAGTATTTATTCAAAGATTGACTCGGAAGAAAAGATAATAAATGTAATCAATAAAATATCTAAAGATGATAGTTTTGTAGCTTTTACTATGGCGAAAAAAGGTTTAAGACAACTTGTGCATGAAGTATGTCATTCGAGAGGGATTCCACATCATGATATACTTGGTCCACCAGTTGAAAAGCTTCAAAATTTTTTGGGCAAAACGCCTAAGGAAAATCCAAACCTTCTTAGAAAGGTAGATTCTAAATATTTTAAAAGGATTGAGGCTGTTGAGTTTTGTATTAGTCATGATGACGGTAAAACCTTAAAACGAATCCATGAAGCAGATATTGTGCTACTTGGACTTTCAAGGACATCAAAGACACCTACTTCATTCTTTTTGGGACAGCAGGGGTTTAAAGTAATAAATATTCCTATTGTGCCTGAAGTGGAATTGCCGAAAGAGGTGTTTGAGGTGGATCAAAATAAGGTTGTGTGCCTGATAATGGACCCTGAAGTATTGCAAAAGGTAAGGATGGCAAGATTAAAACATTATAAAACATCCAGCAGATACACTGATTTAAGAAAGATATTTGAGGAAGTCGAAATGGTGTACGATTTGGTAAGCAGAAACAGAAGTTGGCATGTTGTTGATACTACAAACAAATCTGTGGAGGAAACCGCAAGGGAAATTATTATAAAAGTTTATGGTCGTGAGCTTGAAATTTAA
- a CDS encoding MotE family protein: MRIFNIILFIVCVFGFTVFAETIDYNELKSIADNLKQKEEMLNKKEAELNKKEQELKSFEQSLIEKEKELIAIRAKLEELYNKIRVVEDENLDKLAKVYGSTKAKSAAKAIVKMELDKAVSLFQKMAPMTAGKILTEIANIDSEFASKISERLTPTKNKLK, from the coding sequence ATGAGAATTTTTAATATTATTTTATTTATAGTTTGTGTATTTGGTTTTACGGTTTTTGCAGAAACAATAGACTATAATGAGTTGAAATCTATTGCAGATAATTTGAAACAAAAAGAGGAAATGCTTAATAAAAAGGAAGCAGAGCTTAATAAAAAAGAGCAAGAGCTAAAAAGTTTTGAGCAGTCTTTGATAGAAAAAGAGAAAGAGCTGATTGCTATCAGGGCAAAGTTGGAAGAGCTTTATAATAAGATAAGAGTTGTTGAAGATGAAAACCTCGATAAGCTTGCAAAGGTCTATGGCTCTACTAAGGCCAAATCGGCAGCAAAGGCGATTGTAAAGATGGAGCTTGACAAGGCTGTAAGCTTGTTTCAAAAAATGGCTCCAATGACGGCGGGGAAAATATTAACCGAAATTGCAAATATAGATTCAGAATTTGCTTCAAAAATAAGTGAGCGTTTGACACCAACTAAAAACAAGTTAAAATAA
- a CDS encoding peptidase U32 family protein, translating to MSYELLSPAGNFEKLVSAVNFGCDAVYLSGQDFSLRAKSGNFKNDDLKKALDFLHKNGKKGYLTVNIYARNYDFENLPKYLEYIQNIGADALIVSDPGVFKLGKDLHLDLPIHISTQANTTNYMSVKFWEDMGASRVILARELSKDEIAQICQNTSLEIEVFVHGAMCISHSGRCVLSNYMTGRDANRGECTHPCRWNYYLVEETRPGEYFQIFEDERGSYIYNSKDLCLLDHLDELMNIGVKSFKIEGRMKSSMYVSVVTGVYRKAIDEIMQFGKLQDRQRLFELLSSVSNRHFTTAFFNGNPDESSMNYATSSYVRNTDYLGLVEEVKGSEVTFMCKGKILGGEEICVLNTDLNEDNIKAEIYDIEGRAVDFTKPNSRYVLKTDRKIYEGAILRRYI from the coding sequence ATGAGCTATGAGTTATTAAGCCCGGCGGGAAATTTCGAGAAACTTGTTTCTGCTGTAAATTTTGGATGCGATGCCGTTTATTTGTCAGGGCAGGATTTTAGCCTCAGGGCCAAGTCAGGGAATTTTAAAAATGATGATTTGAAGAAGGCTTTGGATTTTTTGCACAAAAATGGCAAAAAGGGTTATTTGACAGTAAATATCTATGCGAGAAATTATGATTTTGAAAATTTGCCAAAATATCTTGAGTATATTCAAAATATAGGAGCAGATGCTCTTATAGTCAGTGACCCGGGTGTTTTTAAGCTTGGGAAGGATTTGCATTTGGACCTTCCAATTCATATCAGTACGCAGGCAAATACTACAAACTATATGTCAGTAAAATTTTGGGAAGATATGGGTGCCAGTAGGGTTATTTTGGCAAGAGAGCTTTCAAAAGATGAGATAGCTCAAATATGTCAAAATACTTCTCTTGAAATAGAGGTTTTTGTGCATGGTGCGATGTGCATTTCCCATTCTGGAAGATGCGTACTCAGCAATTACATGACAGGTCGTGATGCAAACAGGGGGGAATGCACACACCCATGTAGATGGAATTATTACCTTGTGGAGGAAACAAGACCGGGTGAGTATTTTCAGATATTTGAAGATGAAAGGGGGAGCTATATTTACAACTCAAAAGATTTGTGTTTGCTTGACCATTTGGACGAATTGATGAATATAGGCGTGAAAAGCTTTAAAATTGAAGGTAGGATGAAGAGTTCAATGTATGTTTCCGTTGTCACGGGTGTTTATAGAAAAGCGATAGATGAGATAATGCAGTTTGGTAAGCTGCAGGATAGACAGAGACTCTTTGAGCTTTTATCTTCTGTAAGCAACCGGCATTTTACTACAGCCTTTTTTAATGGTAATCCTGATGAAAGTTCGATGAATTATGCCACTTCATCTTATGTTAGAAATACAGATTATTTGGGTTTGGTTGAAGAGGTTAAAGGCAGTGAGGTTACTTTTATGTGTAAAGGCAAAATATTAGGCGGTGAAGAAATTTGTGTATTAAATACGGATTTAAATGAAGACAACATAAAAGCTGAAATATATGATATTGAAGGAAGAGCTGTTGATTTTACCAAACCAAACAGCAGGTACGTATTAAAGACAGATAGGAAAATTTATGAAGGTGCTATACTAAGAAGGTACATATGA
- a CDS encoding DUF1385 domain-containing protein: MGKCVDIGGQAVIEGVMMRAPESLVIAVRREDKKIVVKKDKIKIDNNKLFKKPFLRGLIGLYNALILGVKALNFSAYHAMGEGCEKVTKKEIFVAMVMGLGLGALLFVFLPLFLTEMLKHIVPAVKDSFLVFNAVDGAIRVIFFIAYIYLISFMKDIKRVFEYHGAEHKAIFTYESGLPLTVENARGMSRLHPRCGTSFLLIVMIVSIFVFSLIPKDSHFLIKLSSRLILLPVIAGISYEVLKLSSKYKDNFIVNMLIKPGLWLQKITTREPDDSQLEVALISIKEALGENNDSEELIYV, from the coding sequence ATGGGAAAATGTGTAGATATTGGCGGTCAAGCTGTGATTGAGGGTGTAATGATGAGAGCCCCTGAGAGCTTGGTTATAGCTGTTCGCCGTGAAGATAAAAAAATTGTAGTGAAGAAAGATAAGATAAAGATAGATAATAATAAGTTATTTAAAAAACCTTTTCTTAGAGGGTTAATAGGACTTTATAATGCGCTTATTTTAGGCGTTAAGGCACTTAATTTCAGTGCATATCATGCAATGGGGGAAGGGTGTGAAAAAGTCACTAAGAAAGAGATATTTGTAGCAATGGTAATGGGACTTGGGCTTGGTGCACTTCTTTTTGTTTTTCTCCCGCTTTTTTTGACAGAGATGCTAAAGCATATTGTACCAGCTGTTAAGGACTCATTCTTGGTATTTAATGCGGTAGATGGCGCAATTAGGGTAATATTTTTTATTGCGTATATATATCTGATTTCTTTTATGAAAGATATTAAAAGGGTTTTTGAGTATCACGGTGCTGAGCATAAGGCGATTTTTACATATGAAAGCGGACTCCCCTTGACAGTTGAAAATGCCAGAGGGATGAGTAGGCTTCATCCCAGATGCGGGACAAGCTTTTTACTGATTGTTATGATAGTCAGTATTTTTGTATTTTCTCTAATACCCAAAGATTCTCATTTTCTCATAAAATTATCATCCCGATTGATTTTGCTACCTGTGATTGCAGGCATTTCATATGAAGTGCTAAAATTAAGCAGTAAGTATAAAGATAATTTTATTGTAAATATGCTTATAAAACCGGGACTATGGCTTCAAAAAATCACTACAAGGGAGCCGGATGATTCTCAGCTTGAAGTTGCACTTATATCAATAAAAGAAGCACTTGGTGAAAATAATGATTCTGAGGAGTTGATATATGTTTAG
- the rho gene encoding transcription termination factor Rho, which yields MNLSDLKVCTIEELVEIAEKTGVENPQGLLKQELIFEILKATSANNGQIYGQGVLEILPDGFGFLRSPGYNYLPGPDDIYVSPAQIRKFGLRNGDTIEGEIRPPKDNEKYFALLKIEKINFLEPNRQRNLFENLTPLFPEERLNLEAFPTKYDTRIINMISPIGKGQRGLIVAPPKTGKTMLLKSVANSITENHPEVYMIILLIDERPEEVTDMKRSVNAEVVSSTFDEPAYRHVQVSEMVLNKAKRLVETGRDVCILLDSITRLARAYNSIEPPSGKVLSGGVDSNALHKPKRFFGAARNIEEGGSLTIIATALIDTGSRMDEVIFEEFKGTGNMELHLDRRLVERRIFPAIDINKSGTRREELLLDKDEINKVWILRRFLNNMNSVDAMEFFLDKIKGTKTNKEFLESMNK from the coding sequence GTGAATTTATCCGATTTAAAGGTATGCACTATTGAGGAGCTGGTTGAAATTGCTGAAAAAACAGGTGTTGAAAATCCTCAGGGTTTATTAAAGCAAGAGTTAATTTTTGAAATTCTAAAGGCCACAAGTGCTAACAATGGTCAGATCTACGGTCAGGGTGTTTTGGAAATACTTCCTGACGGTTTTGGCTTTCTAAGATCGCCGGGGTATAACTATCTGCCGGGACCTGATGATATATATGTTTCACCGGCTCAAATAAGAAAGTTTGGGCTTAGAAATGGTGATACCATAGAGGGTGAAATTAGACCACCTAAGGACAATGAGAAGTATTTTGCCCTTTTAAAGATTGAAAAAATAAACTTTCTTGAACCAAATCGCCAGAGAAATCTTTTTGAAAACCTAACTCCGCTTTTCCCTGAAGAAAGACTTAACTTGGAGGCTTTCCCTACCAAGTATGATACCAGAATAATTAATATGATTTCTCCAATAGGTAAGGGTCAGAGGGGATTGATTGTTGCTCCACCTAAGACAGGTAAAACGATGCTGTTAAAATCTGTTGCCAATAGCATTACTGAAAACCATCCTGAAGTTTACATGATTATCTTGCTTATTGATGAGCGTCCGGAAGAAGTTACAGATATGAAAAGGTCTGTTAATGCTGAGGTTGTGAGTTCTACTTTTGATGAGCCTGCTTACAGACATGTTCAGGTATCGGAAATGGTTTTAAATAAAGCTAAGAGGCTGGTTGAAACAGGAAGAGATGTATGTATTCTCCTTGATAGTATCACAAGGCTTGCCCGTGCTTACAACTCTATTGAGCCACCAAGTGGAAAAGTTTTGTCAGGTGGTGTTGACTCAAATGCATTGCATAAGCCTAAAAGATTTTTTGGAGCAGCCAGAAATATAGAAGAGGGTGGCAGTTTGACAATCATTGCTACGGCACTTATTGATACCGGTTCAAGAATGGATGAAGTTATCTTTGAAGAGTTTAAAGGTACCGGTAATATGGAGCTTCATCTTGATAGAAGGCTTGTTGAAAGGAGGATTTTCCCTGCAATTGATATTAATAAATCAGGCACGAGAAGGGAAGAGCTTCTTCTTGATAAGGATGAAATTAATAAGGTTTGGATTTTGAGAAGATTCTTAAATAATATGAATTCGGTAGATGCTATGGAATTTTTCCTTGATAAGATAAAGGGGACAAAAACCAATAAAGAATTTTTGGAATCTATGAATAAGTAA
- a CDS encoding flagellar export protein FliJ: protein MKKDFKLQKVLEYRERKLELEKKKLTELQNKLKEANFGIEKILSDINKNIIEMKDARNFQFIKMYELYIEKLEKELEELKGLKKRLESDIEKQKKSVVNAMNDVKVIEKLKDKHIKNYLMYLNKEEMKMIDELVVTRFNNENF from the coding sequence ATGAAAAAAGATTTTAAATTGCAAAAAGTCCTTGAATATAGGGAAAGGAAGCTTGAGCTTGAAAAGAAAAAGCTGACCGAGCTTCAAAATAAACTGAAAGAGGCTAATTTTGGTATTGAGAAGATTTTATCCGACATAAATAAAAATATAATTGAAATGAAGGATGCAAGGAATTTTCAGTTTATAAAAATGTATGAACTTTACATAGAAAAGCTCGAAAAAGAATTAGAAGAGCTAAAAGGTTTGAAAAAAAGATTGGAAAGTGATATTGAAAAACAGAAGAAAAGTGTTGTCAATGCCATGAATGACGTAAAAGTAATTGAAAAGCTGAAAGATAAACATATAAAAAATTATCTTATGTATCTCAATAAGGAAGAGATGAAAATGATAGATGAGCTTGTGGTTACGAGGTTTAATAATGAGAATTTTTAA
- the thyX gene encoding FAD-dependent thymidylate synthase, which produces MVRALSKNVDVKVCLLRHTFDPENLAALAAKLCYTDSDIDGLSEKLSKSDVESFIEKIVRIGHHSVLEHVSFSFGIEGVSRALTHQLVRHRIASYSQKSQRYVKHKDGFEYVFPDTIKNSDIAGKYEKLMGEIASFYDELVSLGIPSEDARYVLPNACETKIIVTMNARELLHFFRIRCCNRAQWEIRKMAEKMLEECIKVAPSIFSKAGPGCVFGPCPENEFTCGKASEVREKYKKFLKESGRLN; this is translated from the coding sequence TTGGTAAGAGCTTTGTCTAAAAATGTCGATGTAAAGGTATGTCTTTTAAGGCATACCTTTGATCCTGAAAACTTGGCTGCTTTGGCGGCAAAACTATGCTATACCGATTCTGATATAGATGGCTTGAGTGAGAAGCTTTCTAAAAGTGATGTGGAGTCATTTATTGAAAAAATTGTAAGAATCGGACATCATTCAGTTCTTGAGCATGTTAGTTTTTCATTTGGTATAGAGGGTGTCTCAAGAGCTTTGACACATCAGCTTGTAAGACATAGAATAGCAAGTTATTCTCAAAAATCTCAGAGATATGTAAAGCATAAGGATGGGTTTGAGTATGTTTTCCCCGACACAATAAAAAATAGTGATATAGCGGGAAAATATGAAAAGTTGATGGGAGAGATAGCATCTTTCTATGATGAGTTGGTAAGCTTAGGCATACCAAGTGAGGATGCCAGATATGTTCTTCCTAATGCCTGCGAAACTAAAATCATAGTAACTATGAATGCAAGGGAGTTGTTACACTTTTTTAGGATTAGATGTTGTAACAGAGCGCAGTGGGAAATTCGCAAAATGGCTGAAAAGATGCTTGAAGAGTGCATCAAGGTGGCTCCTTCTATTTTTTCTAAAGCAGGCCCTGGATGTGTTTTCGGTCCTTGTCCGGAAAATGAGTTCACTTGTGGAAAGGCGAGTGAGGTCAGGGAAAAGTATAAAAAATTTCTAAAAGAGAGCGGTAGACTTAACTAG
- the ligA gene encoding NAD-dependent DNA ligase LigA: MTQKEYLSLVDKLNYYNYRYYVLNDPIVSDYEYDMLLKDLIEVEEKHPEWKVAYSPSVKIGADIVDSINTVKHEVRMYSLDNVYNEAELYNFLARITRELGESEIYFTVEPKIDGAAISVTYEEGILKQALTRGDGEFGEDVTHNIKTVRTLPLKIEEKQKMILQGEVFISKKTFEVINQERKKQGLNLFANPRNAAAGTLKVLNSKIASERNLDILFYSLAYGYSSSSHYENLNFLKKLGFKVSNLIKNVKLADITDEINKLQSLRESLEFEIDGVVVKVDDINLRDRLGFTTKYPKWAVAYKFPPTQMTTKVIDVVFQVGRTGRVTPVAILEPVTISGSTVSRATLHNFDEIKRLQVMIGDTVFIEKSGEIIPKIVKVVKENRKEVKEITFPDFCPVCKEKLLMEEGDVSAWCVNSDCPARIKYSVLHFASRDALDIRGLGDKVVEQLVDKGFIKSIADIFELDEFKLLQLDGFKEKSVSNLLNSIHVSKNKPFDKVLYGLGILHVGKKTAEVLAQHFESIDKLMQANIDELISVKDIGEVVAHSIYTTCRLEKFIALVEKLKSFGLKFELEKKDIPNKLNGKNFLITGKLSRSRKDMEELIRENGGNVLGGVNKDLDYLIVGDSPGSKLDKAKKLNVKIISEDDFMEMIK; this comes from the coding sequence ATGACTCAAAAAGAGTATTTAAGTCTCGTAGATAAGCTAAATTACTACAACTATCGGTATTATGTATTAAATGACCCTATTGTCAGTGATTACGAATATGATATGCTTTTGAAAGACTTGATAGAGGTAGAAGAAAAGCATCCTGAATGGAAGGTGGCGTATTCCCCTTCGGTAAAGATAGGGGCGGATATTGTTGACAGCATTAATACGGTAAAGCATGAAGTGAGGATGTATTCCCTTGATAATGTGTACAATGAGGCTGAGCTTTATAATTTCTTAGCGAGAATTACAAGGGAGCTTGGTGAGAGTGAAATTTATTTTACAGTTGAACCTAAAATTGACGGTGCAGCAATATCAGTTACTTATGAAGAAGGTATTTTGAAGCAAGCTCTGACAAGGGGGGACGGGGAATTTGGTGAAGATGTGACTCACAATATAAAGACCGTAAGGACTCTCCCTTTGAAAATAGAGGAAAAACAAAAGATGATACTACAAGGTGAAGTTTTTATTTCTAAGAAAACTTTTGAGGTAATAAATCAAGAGAGAAAAAAACAAGGTTTGAACCTTTTTGCCAATCCGAGAAATGCCGCTGCCGGCACTTTAAAAGTATTAAATTCCAAAATAGCAAGTGAGCGAAATCTTGATATACTATTTTATTCATTAGCTTACGGCTATTCATCTTCAAGCCATTATGAGAATCTTAATTTTTTAAAAAAGCTTGGATTTAAAGTTAGTAACTTAATTAAAAATGTTAAATTAGCAGACATAACGGATGAAATTAATAAATTACAAAGTTTACGAGAAAGTCTTGAATTTGAGATAGATGGGGTAGTTGTAAAGGTGGATGATATAAACCTTAGAGATAGGTTGGGCTTTACTACCAAATATCCAAAGTGGGCTGTTGCCTATAAATTTCCTCCCACACAGATGACTACAAAGGTGATAGATGTTGTGTTTCAGGTTGGGCGGACAGGTAGGGTGACCCCTGTTGCTATATTAGAGCCTGTAACTATTTCTGGGTCTACTGTTTCAAGAGCAACATTACACAATTTTGATGAAATTAAACGTCTTCAAGTAATGATTGGGGATACGGTTTTTATAGAAAAGAGCGGGGAAATTATACCGAAGATTGTTAAGGTTGTTAAAGAAAATAGAAAAGAGGTAAAAGAGATAACTTTTCCTGATTTTTGCCCCGTTTGTAAGGAAAAGCTGTTAATGGAAGAGGGTGATGTTTCTGCATGGTGCGTGAATTCAGATTGCCCTGCCAGGATAAAATATTCTGTTCTACATTTTGCATCAAGAGATGCCCTTGATATCAGGGGGCTTGGTGACAAGGTTGTGGAACAGCTCGTAGATAAGGGGTTTATTAAATCTATTGCGGATATTTTTGAGTTAGATGAATTCAAGCTGTTACAGCTTGATGGGTTTAAAGAGAAGTCCGTTTCTAACCTTTTAAATTCTATACATGTATCAAAGAATAAGCCTTTTGATAAAGTTCTTTATGGGCTTGGGATTTTGCATGTGGGGAAAAAGACTGCTGAGGTACTTGCTCAACACTTTGAAAGTATTGATAAACTTATGCAGGCAAATATAGATGAACTTATATCTGTAAAGGATATCGGTGAAGTTGTGGCTCATTCTATATATACTACTTGCAGGTTAGAGAAGTTTATTGCACTTGTGGAAAAACTCAAAAGTTTTGGGTTGAAATTTGAGCTTGAAAAAAAGGATATTCCTAATAAGTTAAACGGTAAAAACTTTCTTATTACGGGGAAGCTTTCCAGAAGTAGAAAAGATATGGAGGAGCTCATTAGAGAAAATGGTGGGAATGTTTTAGGTGGTGTTAATAAGGATTTGGATTATCTTATAGTAGGTGATTCCCCAGGCAGCAAACTTGATAAGGCCAAAAAGTTAAACGTAAAAATTATCAGTGAAGATGATTTTATGGAGATGATAAAGTGA
- the rpmE gene encoding 50S ribosomal protein L31, which yields MKEGIHPEYKEVIFKCACGNEIVTKSTAKRDTIAICSACHPFFTGKQKFVDAAGRVEKFMKKYDKANTNKKFK from the coding sequence ATGAAAGAAGGAATTCATCCTGAATATAAGGAAGTAATATTTAAATGTGCTTGTGGAAATGAGATAGTTACTAAGTCCACAGCTAAAAGGGACACTATTGCTATCTGTTCAGCTTGTCACCCATTTTTTACCGGTAAACAGAAATTTGTAGATGCAGCCGGTAGGGTTGAAAAGTTTATGAAAAAATACGATAAAGCTAATACAAATAAAAAATTTAAGTAG